The genomic window gtgcaagagcgagagagcgtgtgCAACACAGCGAGTCGACAGGTTACCATTTTTCCGGACCGTTTCTCGTTGAAAAATGCCATCAATCTATGCCAGGTAAAGatgtcgtttttcttcttcttcttcttcttcttctatttcttcttgttcttccccttcttcttcttctttttaattcggGGGAACCTTCAAAGCAAATTATGTGTATTTCTGATATATGGCAATGCGAGATTTAGCAAAATCTTGATGGGAGTGTAGAGGTTTTGCACATGAACCATTGATTTTCAGGATATGTATTAAGAAtactagtagtgataataattatgatagcactaacagtcataatgatgatgataatggcgatgatgatcatGTCAATGTTATCAATACGATGATAATATAATCCATGTTAGTTATGAAgatgagaacaatgatgatagtgataattattgtaacagcaatatcaatagcgaccataataacaatagtaatattactaatactccTTTTGTTACCTgctgcttataatgatgatgacagtaataataacactaatgataataattgtttccgttgttatttgttatgacaacaatgacaataatatagttatcattattattattattatcattatgatcattatcattataatcgttattataacaataataataatattaactagaagcactcagagagcgctaaagcaacagggtcactgatgcaataagaatattcacacgaaaaaatacatcaaaatcaTCTCTTTTTCAAGCACACTGCTGAAGTTCGTGTTACCCTATCTTActatgctaatgaatcctttaaaaaggaTCTTGAATCCATGATTTTAGTGATTATCCATAACTAAAATTTAATGGTATTTATTAGGCTAAGACACGCTCTGGTAAAATTTCTTAAAAATCGGTTCATAACCTTTTGAATTACCCTGCTAACTAGTAACAcatccaaaaacataacctccttggcggaggtaataatgataatgataataatagtaatgataatatatacaataataacaaataataacaatagcaataataataataataataataataataataataataataaacggtaaggataacaataataataagaatgagaatagtaataataatatttattataaaaataatgatgatagtaataatagttatcattattattgttattgatactattataatagcagcaacaataccTGTCTCCCAGATCGTCGGAGGTTCATTATCGGTTCCGCTGAACGAGGGAGAGAACACCTGGATGTACGAGTCCTCCAAAAGCCGTTCCGGGTACTGCTCGGGAGGCCAGGGTTCCGGCTACCTGTGGCTGGGCGCAAACGACGTGAGGACAGAGAACGAGTGGGTTTACTGGACGTCGGGGCAAGCCTTGGCGTGGGAGGGGCCGTGGCGAGGCGCTGGACCGAACGGAGGCAATGTCGAAAACTGCCTCGTCATGCTGACTGGCAATTTCCCGGGGCTTTGGTCGGACATCGCCTGCCTCGACTCCTATGCCTTCTGCGTCCCGTGCGAATTCGACCGCTTGTCTGTCCTCTACCTAAAGGGCGCCATGTTGTGCGAGGGATCGCCGATTAACAAACAATACATCGTGTCCGACGAGAAGAACGGACGCCCGTTACTGTCTGGATTCCTACATTCGGATATTTTCTGGGATCCGGCAGCGGGCAGCTGGGTTCTTCAGTCGCTCAAAGTAAGGCCTTCCCCTGATACGATTTTCTTTTGACATTTTTCATGGAAATCAAGGGTGATTATTTCAAAAGAGTATCataaattgtaatatatatgtatatatatatatatatatatatatatatatatatatatatatttatacatatatatatatatatatatatatatatatatatatatatatttcgcaaaCAGTAAATCATTTCTCCTGCAGGAGGAAGGGGTTAGAGCCACATGGACACCCTCCAGGGAAGGAATGTATCCGTTCGGCACACACCAATGGACGCTGGGCGGCGAGGTGTGCCAGATGCAACCGGGCACCGAGATTCCGCTCACATTATCTGTGTGCGGCAAGGGGGAGTATACCTGCGCCGACGGGAACTGCATCGACCTCTCCCTGAGGTGCAACCTGCGCATCGACTGCCCAGATGAGAGCGACGAATCCCTGTGCTCCGTGGTCGACATCCCGCCCGGGTACAACACCAacatcccgcctccctccccacgGAAGGAAAAACCCCTGGACGTCAAGCTGGACGTCCAGCTCATAGCCTTCCCGTCCATCGTCACGCAGGACCTGTCCATGACGGTGACGTTCAAGCTCTCTCTGCAGTGGACGGACGTCAGGCTGAATTACCTGAACCTCAAGGAAGATCGCAGCCTCAACAAGCTTTCCTCTGAGGAAGTGGCCGATATCTGGACTCCGCGAGTGCACTTCAGCAACGCCTTGGGGAACGTCTTTACCAACCTGGATGCCGGCTCCAGGCTCGAGTGTTTGCGGGAGAGTCCGTCCTCGCCGGGGCCGCCTTACCTGCCGGTGGAAGGTATGGCAAGCTCTTTGTATCCCAGTTGGAAAATAGGGCGTTTTTGCTGACGCGTCGTAGCAAGCAACGTCAATGTATGGGCTGCGACCCGCGAGTACAGCGATAGGTTTTCATTTTTAATAACAATGTTCTGAAGTGACAATGATTAAGTGATCGTTATTGATGTTTGACATTAAGATTGTTTTGATTTGTTGTGTTAGTTATGTTGGAATTCAAATatctacaagaaaagaaaattggtTGCAAGCAAAAATGATCATAGCTGCGCCTCAAATCGGTGTCACTGCAAGCATTTGCGTGTTTTCCACCCTGGGTTTATATCACAGGAGAAACTTGTGGTAATTAATAAAAGTGCGTAACTGGAAAGTTTCTtcaaagaaaatatgatattttCAGACTTTCCAATAGTTTAGACATCGATTTAATATCCCATTGATGGTTTTGTCAGTGTTATGAATGAATCATGTAAAATTCTGTATGTTTTCGCCTTATTCGTACCCTGGGCGTATGAACGAATGTGCAGTTACTCCTAAACTAACGAACGTTTTCTTTGGTGGAAAATTTTAACAGGTAGACTTAGATATTTTAGATTTCTCACTTTTTCCATGCTATCTTTAAACCTGTTCGAGACAATAATATGATCTCGTGTATATCGAAGATATGGTATTATTGTAAATTTAAAGATTCTGAGCTTGCCaagtggtagaacacatcattctatgaaagttttcttctctaccttttctgctcaaattgataataacggtgttatgGAGGGTATAAAATTCACGATTTCCAGGAGTCACAGTAACCTTACGCTTCCgacgccgcgacaaaatgacaaaaaagtcgTTAAGTACGATGAAAAATCAGACAGACTTGTAGCGGATGACTATTGCGCGAGAAATcgaatgagccaattagattcgtgcttgaacgtgacgtgaacatagacactcaatagaactaatcagatatggaataaatCACGTGACAATTGAAGAtgggcctaggagaaggcagttgaaattcaaagcagttccatcatggctagacagtgtgtaggttgtgggaaccaaatatcaacaaaataacggaGTATGCTTACTAAATCTACGAGATCACGGGTACTTCCACTGGAGGTACAttgcccgcactgtaagacaccgtgtcattacagaaatgacaggcttgtgggtttgtggtgcatggaaaagggtcccaaaaataaaacgaagaaagctGTGTAACTTTAATGTAAGTAACCgaaattcccgccaacaacgacctggattaccccgacgatcccagtgacccgcagcctgacCCGTCTGGAGTTGGCTGAAGGCAAGATTTAGTTAAAAtttcctgggtctgggctctctcctgctgGAACATACGAGATGAACAAAttgcagaccaggcgggggggggggggggggggggtgcccccccccccttaaaaagggATTTAAAGGGGCAGAGCcccctatacaacccggaaatgtgttaatatactatacttgatagtattctaccgataattctcgaaattccctgatatgtaggcctatcatagcCTCCCCAGCTATTGGgcccgatatcgtagttatgatTTGTTCACGAAGGAGTGCTAGAtgcgttcgaaacacgacgaaaacaACTGGAAAATTATGCTATTCACCCAAAGGACGGTgcggggttgcatttccaaatttacccgaagatatacacacattcaatatatatatatatatatatatatatatatatatatatatatatatatatatatatatatatatatatgtatatatatatatatatgtatacatatatatatatatatatatacatatatatatatatatatatatatatatatatatatatatatatacacatatatatatatacatatatatatgcatatatatatatatatatatatatatatatatatatatatatatgtatatatatatatatatatatatatgtataatatatatgtttatatatatatatatatatatatatatatatatgtacatatatatatgcatatatgtatatatatatacatatgtgtgtgtgtgtgtgtgtgtgtgtgtgtgtgtgtgtgtgtgtgtgtgtgtgtgtgtgtgtgcgtgtgtgtgtgtgtgtgtgtatgggtgtgtgtgtgtgtgtgtgtgtctgtgtgtgtgtgtgtgtgtgtgtgtgtgtgtgtgtgtgtgtgtgtctatatatatatatatatatatatatatatatatatatatatatatatatatgtgtgtgtgtgggtgtgtgtgtgtgtgtgtgtgtgtgtgtgtgtgtgtgtgtgtgtgtgtgggtgtgtgtgtgtctatatatatatatatatatatatatatatatatatatatatatatatatatatatatatatatatatatatatttgtgtgtgtgtgtgtgtgtctctctctctctctctctctctctctctctctctctctctctctctctatatatatatatatatatatatatatatatatatatatatatatatatatataagcattgcGAAACAAACCCTTATATCATACCAAAATATTCGTACTAGACTGTATTAGCAAAATAATCGGATCTGCGACGTAACCCTCTGACCTCAGCCTTTCCCACGCAGTTAATATCTTCTCCGGGAGGGAGAACAGCCTGCAGATGAGTCAGCTGTACCACGTGACCTACACCTGTGAATTCGACCTCGTTATGTTCCCTTTTGATTCGCAGGTGAGATCTTCAGCTTTCGTTATCCACATTTTGCcgtcgttttatttgttttttgtttcttagttatctcttttctttgttttaatgtttttgttcctttttttttggggggggttccttttttttggctttccttttttccttttcctcttctttttcttttctttttctgtcaatttcttccttttctatttttctttcttttggcccattttcttcttcgtctttgcctacgtcatattcttcttcctatttttttctgttcttttatctaatatcattttttctgtttttttcttatttttttctttcttttacttttacttttcatttccattattttattttgtttatcttttgtatatgtattcactCATCTATTGCtccatgcatttatctatttatccatgtgtctatttatctatccatctatctgtttatctattcatgtatctacttgtctatccatgtatctatttatctatccatgtatctatttgtctacccattatttatctatccatgtacctatttgtctatccatgtatctacttgtctatccctgtatctatttatctaacccatgtatctatttatctatccatgtatctatttatctacccatgtatctatttatctatccatgtatatatttatcttttcatgtacctatttatcaatccatgtatctatttctgtatccatttatctatccctgtatctatttatctatccatgtatctatttatctatccatttacctatctatccatgtatctatttatctattcctgtacctatttatcaatccatgtatctatttctgtatccatttatctatccctgtatctatttatctatccatgtatctatttatctatccatttacctatctatccatgtatctatttatctattcctgtatctatttatctatccatgtacctatttatctatccatatatccatctatccctgtatctatttgtctatccctgtatctatttatctatccatgtctctatttatctatccatgtatctatttatctatccatatatctatttatctacccatgtatctatttatctatccatgtatctatttatctgttcattcattcacatatctatctagttatttgACCCATTTTCTTCCGGCAGGTGTGTTCTCTGCGCTTCACGATGTCCTCCGCGTCGGCGCCGTTCCTTCGTCTGGCGGCGTCCAGGGCCCTCTACACGGGACAGAAGGACCTCATCGAATACACTATCCGTTCGTAGTACAAAGCGGCGGATTCTTTGGCTCTGTTGGAATCTTTTGGGTTTCGATGAATTTTTTTAGGTCAATGGGTGTTTTTGGCTCTAACGGAATCTTTTAACTCTTATTAGAATCTTTTGGGTGAAAAATAGAAATGGGAATATCAAGTTTGGAAATGCAGCAGTTGAGTATGTATGCCTTGAGGAGACCGTAGTTATGTGAATTGAGATGAGATAGGcaaatataaacatgcatttgCAGGAATATTATACGGAATCTCGACTGATTTTGTTAAGTTAGAATCATTTACAAATTGGAATCTCATATGTGACACTCTATAAAGAGAAAGCCATTTCACATTTCCCATTGGCATTGTCGACTCTCCattactctttttctttattccttatataaaaaaatacacaccacTAACCAccttcattcatctttctctacAAGGTAACGTAAGTGTCGAAGAGGGGACTGACGGCGACTTCTCCTCAGTCACTGTATACGTGAGCTTCTCCCGCCGCTACGAATTCTACCTCTTGACGCTCTACATCCCCACGACCCTCCTAATCCTCATCGCCTACAGCACCTTCTACTTCAACCCCGTCATCTTCCAGCCCCGGATCATCGTCGCCATCACGGCCCTGCTCGTCCTGTCGTCTCTGTTCACTCAGGTGGGGctttggtggaggaagggggggtggggggtggggtgggggggagaggacgtTTTGCCCGTTTTGTGtcgtttggggaaggggggttggggttcgTGGTATTAATAAATTTGGTTTTATGTTgaaggtatatgtgtgtggtatatatatatatatatatatatatatatatatatatatatatatatatatatatatatattgtgtgtgtgtgtgtgggtgtgtgtgtgaatgtgtgtgtgtctgtatatgtgtgtgtgtgtggtatatatatatatatatatatacatatatatatatatatatatatataaatatatatatatatatatatgtagtatatatatatatatatatatatatatatatatatatatatatatatatatatatatatgtctatatatctatctatatatctatatatctatctatatatatatatatgtggtatacatatatatatatatatatatatatatatatatatatatatatatatatatatatatatatatatatgtagtatatatatatatatatatatatatatatatatatatatatatatgtgtgtgtgtgtgtgtgtgtggtatatatatatacatacatatatatatatatatatatatatatatatatatatatatatatatatatatatatatatatatatgtgtgtgtgtgtgtgtgtgtgtgtgtgtgtgtgtgtgtgtgtgtgtgtgtgtgtgtgtgtgtgtgtgtggtgtatatatatatatatatggtgtatatatatatatatatatatatatatatatatatatatatatatacatatatataatacatgtggtatatatatatatatatatatatatatatatatatatatatatatatatatacatatatatatacatgtggtgtatatatatatatatatatatatatatatatatatatatatatatatatatatatatacacacacacacacacacacacacacacacacacacacacacacacacacacacacacatatatatatatatatatatatatatatatatatatatatatacacacacacacacacacacacacacacacacacacacatatatatatatatatatatatatacatatatatatatatatatatatatatgtgtgtgtgtgtgtgtgtgtgtgtgtgtgtgtgtgtgtgtgtgtgtgtgtgtgtatatatatatatatatatatatatatatatatatatatatatatatatatatatatatatatatgtatgtatgtatgtatgtatgtatgtatatatatatatatatatatatatatatatatatatatatatatatatatatgtatatatattatatatataaatatgtatatatataaatatatatatatatatatatatatatatatatatttatatatatatatatatatatatatatatatatttatatatatatatgtatatatatatatatatatatatatatgtatatatatatatatgggtgggtgcttcatgtgcagggtggtgtttggtagcctagatagtgttaagtgcttgcatgcattctcgcttgcagctgccgtATAAGTCTCCCCtccatagcctctccatcatcgagacttctgcagtgcctcctggccacctatggaaactggcgccttgcggtcccaggctgaactgcagcggatctcggagcagcaggaggccccagaggtacagggtcatggcccaccggcgtgtggacacgctctggccctgtactaactcctgctcctaagccccctggggtcaatgggaggctcgggggaggtgggccttgccagtcctcctccccccagagaataacccactggcagcgaagcacttaattggaaatgctggggggaagggaaatgttcctcctacccagcgagaaaggcgggctgcgggccccattgggagggtggctgctgggccgcaggatgggaacgggagctcctcgtcccgccTGTGTTCAAGCAGCTGCCAGCCTgaaatgaagcttgtggggcaaagccctagggaaccccacaggtggatgatgggtcccagaGCCTGTCGCCTTTtaggtggggcagcgtcggcggggatggcagaggtggcatccacccggagcgactgcccgagggttaacctcaggcgggaagtcagggtgggggcttggaacgtccactctttgcgtcaggatgatcggttgcccctgctatcgagggaactggggaggctgagagtaggggtggctgctctctcggaggtgagaagacctggcagcggcacgatcagtgtaggtggctacacttaatactggtcaggccgcagcaatggtcaccatcttcaggcaGTAGCCATAActgtctccagtaggctccagccctcggtggtagaggtcactctagtcgatgagtgtataatggtaatgagactgaagctgtcttttggcttcatgtctcttattgctgtgtacgctcctaccgatgtttgtaaacttgacgtgaaaaaGGTGTTCTAtgtcaaacttgcatctgtggcagacagttgtccccggcgagatattcctattgttctgggtgatttcaatgcagtatctggctgcgatcgagctggctatgagatgtcagtcggttctcatggttcgggagttgataccggcagcgagaattccctccttttccgggattttgcaagatcccagcaattgaggatttctggctcctggtaccagcgcccagacccacatcattggacatggtacagcgatgcgggtaatgcagccaaggagatcgatcacattctcgttagcactcgttggaggatcctccagaactgcaggttgATTGGTTGTGGCCACCCTCCAGGTTCAccaaaactccccagtggcccAATAactaccctagggtgtttcatctggacaggctgaaggagagggagtgtgcttggaggtttgctgagacaatctctgatcggttcacagcgcttgataatctgacggaccctgtacttctgtaggACACCTTTAAGCGCGAAACACTTGTTGCGGGGGGTGGGGATTcacaccattctcaggtgcgcagaactcggtctctgttaagaaaggacaaggaacagtttattaggagtcttgctgaggaggtcgaaggccatttcttagtaaatgaccttcgtcctgtataccaagccctgagaaaactgaattccaagccctcttcacaggtgactgcagtttgcttagtgggtggccagatcgtctcagatcctgttgcggtgcggtaGCATTGGGTTGAGTAATTTGAGCacttgtatcaggttgaccctccaacagttaacttggatgtgggtagtgccgtgattacGTTGATGGACCCACTGACcctccagctgaactgttaaaggctggtggtgaacctatggcgtggggattgcatgttgtcctggctgccatctggcagtccagtaccgttccccctgacctgttgaggggtgtggtcatccctctctggaaggggaagggggaccaatgggactgcagcaatcctcgtggcatcacactgctcagtgtagcaggcaaggttcttgcccgcatccttctgaggtgtattagagaccatctactaaggcatcagaggccagagcaatctggattcactcctggtaagtccacaatagactgtatccttccgcttcgagtcattgtagagcgttgtcgtgagttcggacttgggctgcttgcagcctacatcgacctcaagaaggcgttcgatacagtgcatcgggaatcactctgggagatcctgagactaagaggaattccaacaaggattattgaactaatagcaagcttgtatactggtactgaaagtgctgtaaagtgtggtgggggcctgtcgagcttctttcctgtcagttcaggaatgaggcaaggctgtgttcttgcaccaacacttttcaacacttgcatggactggatactaggtagagctactgttcaaagtcactgtggagcaacactgggtaatattaaggttacagaccttaacTTTGCcggtga from Penaeus vannamei isolate JL-2024 chromosome 5, ASM4276789v1, whole genome shotgun sequence includes these protein-coding regions:
- the LOC138861790 gene encoding uncharacterized protein, coding for MIIFTEVISLGPKPMMRQIEKKFRLSLVILLFAFPSNEAQAVDTPPSATASQVPILFLQESGTPSSESFAHLATPFPKLFSFSVCYRLRLARFREESTLMSYALSDDLDNEIRMDHRMTGYKVSLRSKWAITDLKTPLRSWVHFCFTFDLGTSEWRIYLNGERREEGFFVGISGPLDSGGAFIIGQEQDSLAGGFHRDQSFSGEITELNFWGRVLDDRTIAQIASCEVRQEGDVLSWAQMKWKLEGEVQWTVQERESVCNTASRQVTIFPDRFSLKNAINLCQIVGGSLSVPLNEGENTWMYESSKSRSGYCSGGQGSGYLWLGANDVRTENEWVYWTSGQALAWEGPWRGAGPNGGNVENCLVMLTGNFPGLWSDIACLDSYAFCVPCEFDRLSVLYLKGAMLCEGSPINKQYIVSDEKNGRPLLSGFLHSDIFWDPAAGSWVLQSLKEEGVRATWTPSREGMYPFGTHQWTLGGEVCQMQPGTEIPLTLSVCGKGEYTCADGNCIDLSLRCNLRIDCPDESDESLCSVVDIPPGYNTNIPPPSPRKEKPLDVKLDVQLIAFPSIVTQDLSMTVTFKLSLQWTDVRLNYLNLKEDRSLNKLSSEEVADIWTPRVHFSNALGNVFTNLDAGSRLECLRESPSSPGPPYLPVEVNIFSGRENSLQMSQLYHVTYTCEFDLVMFPFDSQVCSLRFTMSSASAPFLRLAASRALYTGQKDLIEYTIRNVSVEEGTDGDFSSVTVYVSFSRRYEFYLLTLYIPTTLLILIAYSTFYFNPVIFQPRIIVAITALLVLSSLFTQTSNALPKTSYFKMVDVWLFFSILIIFIVVFIQTLVEFSSLETVFALKRRNKIIQVKCLDFFFVRHSFSLANVASNYDIQEHHNNNVVTIFPPQTQGTKTASEPAPPLTLSLKILLIGRFLIPLIVVIFNISYWAKALCPFRMPKATIRYFVDVNTYIPRDKTFPCSQPGFQSLENVSNKSETPKKVFLY